The genomic DNA TCCTCTGATCGGCTGGGTGCTAACAGGTAAGGACAAGGCACTGATCACCTACTTTGTGGAGGTCAAGGGAAACGTCGACAATCCTTCCGTCAAAGTTGTTCCTGTCAAGGCCATGGCAAAGGGAGTGTTTGATGTTTTCAAGAGACTCTTCCAGCTACCCGCCAAACTGATAACCGATACAGGAGAAGTAATTACAGGAAAGTAGTGAGTGCTGTTTTTCAACCCTTTGGAAGGTTTTTTTATTGTAAAAGAAAAAAGACCTGTGTTATTTTACCCAACGGTTGAAAACAAGCCTTTACAGGAGGAATTCAGGTGAAGAAGACATTAGTGGTAGGTTTGGCAATCGTTGCGCTCGCAGCCGCCGGCTGCAAGAAGAAAGAAGAAGCTCCCAAGGCACCGCAGACCGGTGCACCTGCCCAGCAGATGCCGGCTGACGCCACTCATGGCGGAGACCCCCATGCCGGGCTGAAACCTGTCGAAATTCCTGCCGGTGCCGGTCACAAGGGCAAGGTTCTCAACACCATGGACGCCGCTGGTTATACCTACATCGAGGTCGAGGAAAACGGCCAGAAACTTTGGGTGGCTGTGATGCAGACCAAGGTGAAGCCTGGCGATATGGTAGAGTTCCCCGACTCCCCCCCGATGGTGAACTTCCAGAGCAAGACCCTGAAGCGCACTTTCGACAAGATTATTTTTGCTCCCGGACTGCGCGTAGTAAAGCAGTAAGCACAAACCTTTTAATGCAGGTCATAGCGAAGCCTCCGGGCTTCGCTATTTTTTTGCCTTTCGCCCGTTTTCCAGCTTCTGCCGGGCCTCTTCGTCGAGCGGATCCAGCTGAAGTACCTGCCGGTAATATTGTTTCGCGTCGCTCCTGTCTCCCGAGAGCCAGATCAAGTCACCCAGCGCGCGGTATGCCGGAGCATGGGCCGGCACCAGACGGATGACCTCCGTGTATGCCTCGCGAGCCTCCGCTACCCGGCCCGACCCACCACACAGATCTCCCAGCGCCAGCCATCCCCAAGGATTCGCCGGCTGCTGCCGGACGATCTCAAGATACTCCCGCTCGGCAAGATCTTCCCTCCCCTCCCCTTCGTACGCCTCTCCAGCGAGCAGGTTAGTCACATGACTGTACCCAACGAACCGTTTCTGCTGCCGAAACTCCCGAGCCTTAAAGCAGCTGGCAGAAGAAACGCTCTCCAGAGCTTGCAGCAGGGTGCGCATGCGAGGTGCCGTCGCCTCAGCTGGCAGAACCGGAAACGCTGCTGCACTGTTTTTCTCAAACAGATCACCAGGCACGGTACCAGCCGCTACGGCTTCGGCGAACATGGCGGTACCCGGATAGTAAACAAGGGGAGAAATCTGGCCATCCTGAGGCCGTATTTCCTCAATAAGTTTCGATGTCGCCAACACGTCCTCCCTCGTTTCACCGGGAATACCGGTGATGAGGTAAATGGAGAGATTGATCCCGACACGTCGGATCGCCGATGCCGCTTGCCTGACCTGTTCCGGGGCGATCCGCTTGCCCAGCGCCTCAAGCAGTCGATGGGAACCGGACTCCACGCCTAGCTGAACGCATTCGCAACCGGCCCTTTTCATCGCCAGCAGCAGCTCTTCATCAAGATGGTTCACACGGGACTGGCAGTTCCAGAGGATATAGATCTGTTCCTCCAGCAACAACCGGCAGAGTTCCAGCACCCTCTTCCGATCGGCCGTAAAGGTATCGTCACGGAAGGAAAAATAGATGAGCCCGAATCGGTCCCTTATATATCGTATTTCCTCGACGATGGTCTTTGGAGAACGGAACCGCACCTGCCGAGACCAAAAATTGGGGGAGGAACAAAAGCGGCACGCTGCCGGACACCCGCGCGAAGTCGTGATGAACTCGAGTTGACGGCGCAAATCGAGACCCCAGGACTGAACCAGAGAAATTGCCGGTACCGGAAGGAGATCCATATCCGTGAGCGGAGGCCGACGCGGAGTAACGGCTACCGACCTGCCTTCCAGGAAGGCCAAGCCCCGTATGTCGTGCATGGAAGGGGATGACGACTTCGAAAGAGCGTCGACTACTTCCCTGAGGGTATCCTCGCCTTCGCCCAGAACAATGGCGTCTACATTGCTGGTAGAAGCAAGAATATCCCGATAACGTGATGTCGCATGAGGACCTCCCATGACAACGAATGATTTCGGATTCTGTCGCTTTACTTCATCAGCTAGACGCAACGACTCGAAGCGATTGTGAGTAAACTGGGAGATCGCAACGACATCGGGAGCCGATTCCCGCAGAAAGGAACGGATGGCGGGCCAACCTGAACGTGAAAAATTGGCGACGACAGCATGGTGACCGGCACTTATGAGGACACCCTGAAGATAACCTAGACCAAGCGGCGCCAAAGACGTATACGGGTCGTCTTTACCTTCACGGTTCGCTTTATAGGCAAGAACAACCCGCATCCGAATACTCACGTGCAAGCCTTTCGACCAGTGGGATATCGGCCGAGAGAAGGGGAAATGTAAGCAGTTTTTCCGGCGCAACCCAGCAGTGGCCGGCAACTTCCAACTCTACTATATTACCACCAGTCCAGCGGCAGCGATAAGCAAGAATGAGCACGGTCCGCTCAGGATACCGGTGGTACACAACATCAAAGATGCCCTCTACCACAACGTCGATACCCAGTTCTTCCCTCAGTTCCCGCACTATGCACTCGGCAGGATCCTCATGTGGCTCAAGCTTTCCACCCGGCAACTCCCACAGGAGCGGGTATGGTGCATCCGGCCGGCGTCTCGTCAGCAGCACCTTTCCCTCATGCTCAATGACGGCTGCCGTCACTAGTAAAGGATATCCCGA from Geobacter sp. DSM 9736 includes the following:
- a CDS encoding (deoxy)nucleoside triphosphate pyrophosphohydrolase, which encodes MATGIDSGYPLLVTAAVIEHEGKVLLTRRRPDAPYPLLWELPGGKLEPHEDPAECIVRELREELGIDVVVEGIFDVVYHRYPERTVLILAYRCRWTGGNIVELEVAGHCWVAPEKLLTFPLLSADIPLVERLAREYSDAGCSCL
- a CDS encoding radical SAM protein, whose amino-acid sequence is MRVVLAYKANREGKDDPYTSLAPLGLGYLQGVLISAGHHAVVANFSRSGWPAIRSFLRESAPDVVAISQFTHNRFESLRLADEVKRQNPKSFVVMGGPHATSRYRDILASTSNVDAIVLGEGEDTLREVVDALSKSSSPSMHDIRGLAFLEGRSVAVTPRRPPLTDMDLLPVPAISLVQSWGLDLRRQLEFITTSRGCPAACRFCSSPNFWSRQVRFRSPKTIVEEIRYIRDRFGLIYFSFRDDTFTADRKRVLELCRLLLEEQIYILWNCQSRVNHLDEELLLAMKRAGCECVQLGVESGSHRLLEALGKRIAPEQVRQAASAIRRVGINLSIYLITGIPGETREDVLATSKLIEEIRPQDGQISPLVYYPGTAMFAEAVAAGTVPGDLFEKNSAAAFPVLPAEATAPRMRTLLQALESVSSASCFKAREFRQQKRFVGYSHVTNLLAGEAYEGEGREDLAEREYLEIVRQQPANPWGWLALGDLCGGSGRVAEAREAYTEVIRLVPAHAPAYRALGDLIWLSGDRSDAKQYYRQVLQLDPLDEEARQKLENGRKAKK